From Anopheles darlingi chromosome 2, idAnoDarlMG_H_01, whole genome shotgun sequence, the proteins below share one genomic window:
- the LOC125950467 gene encoding trithorax group protein osa-like, which produces MMRVPTIVGLITSCLLLQTVVFVVGAGHDPPPSPSNRPTQLEDIERDNLNSERQVFKKEAIAQQQQQLGASSTQSNNHYSLQIQHHPGSTAAAHSAVKYVTPLPAPQQITYTKEQSLPQQFYNHQPQQQQQPQPQQFLHYQPQLQQQPVPQVHEDHSTYTVPSRQSLLQPVIGGSAPSSPYLTPQPQYVYVQARPQQQMQYASGQSSLPQSLLHILPQNSQAYIMIPTQYYQQQPSHLPSEVPSSAPHSAQQLAAYVNDPDNHIETYSHGETGAQSPSAPPVNSIPSDPAAQTQSTSPTPDIVYAPSSTPAPPRHQSPSSEFSIVKSIEQPIYYSHDLPAPLPSPTYNKDLPQHTFIGPLHNHHHHHHQQQQVAHRVPQFHLQQQLPHHEGHAHFAGPHFPQTQHVPQHTPSPVYPSLNHPNNGILNYFGVQHRPPTSLLDSYVPSALQLHKNQPVFVPKHRPALVSFYQPGYPFIAGPHHHHHPHHQQQHHAYSVNPLHTTILQPAAGPIPFGHQHQQAPQIAHAAAPGPLGPVATAPAYNTIAYSVPLAFTKTSAQYKRSPALFSVAGFLPKIPALGGATTKLQPSKPLP; this is translated from the exons ATG ATGCGCGTGCCAACGATCGTGGGGTTGATCACcagctgtttgctgttgcagaCCGTGGTTTTTGTGGTTGGAGCGGGCcacgatccaccaccatctccatcGAATCGACCAACGCAACTCGAAGACATTGAGCGCGACAATCTAAACAGTGAGCGGCAGGTGTTCAAGAAGGAAGCGAtcgcccagcaacagcaacagcttggAGCTAGCTCGACGCAAAGCAACAACCATTACTCGCTGCAGATCCAGCACCATCCGGGCAGCACGGCGGCAGCTCATAGCGCCGTTAAATACGTGACTCCGCTTCCGGCACCACAGCAGATCACCTACACGAAAG AACAATCGCTGCCTCAACAATTCTACAATcatcaaccgcagcaacagcaacagccacaaccGCAACAGTTTCTGCATTATCAACcgcaactgcaacaacaacctgtTCCACAGGTGCATGAGGATCATTCGACGTATACGGTTCCATCGCGACAATCGCTCCTGCAGCCCGTGATCGGTGGTAGTGCGCCATCCTCTCCCTATCTTACCCCACAGCCTCAATATGTTTACGTCCAGGcacgaccacagcagcagatgcagtaTGCTTCCGGTCAGAGCAGTCTACCTCAATCGCTGCTTCACATTCTGCCACAAAATTCCCA AGCTTATATCATGATTCCGACCCAgtactaccagcagcaaccatcgcatCTTCCATCCGAAGTACCATCGTCGGCACCGCATTCCGCTCAGCAGCTGGCTGCATACGTCAACGATCCAGACAACCATATCGAAACCTATTCTCACGGTGAAACTGGAGCACAGTCACCATCTGCACCTCCAGTAAACTCGATTCCCTCGGATCCGGCCGCACAAACCCAGTCTACCTCACCGACACCGGACATCGTCTATGCTCCGTCCTCTACACCGGccccaccacgccaccaatCGCCCTCGTCTGAGTTTTCCATCGTAAAGAGTATCGAGCAACCGATTTACTATTCACACGATCTGCCAGCACCGTTGCCGTCTCCTACATACAACAAGGACCTTCCACAGCACACCTTCATCGGACCActtcacaatcatcatcatcaccatcatcaacaacagcaagtgGCTCACCGGGTGCCTCAATTCCACCTTCAACAACAATTGCCACATCACGAAGGACATGCACACTTTGCGGGGCCACATTTTCCACAGACACAGCACGTGCCACAGCATACACCATCCCCGGTCTATCCTTCCTTGAACCATCCAAACAATGGAATCCTAAACTACTTCGGAGTGCAGCATCGTCCACCGACCAGTCTGCTGGACTCGTACGTACCGAGTGCGTTGCAACTTCACAAGAACCAACCCGTTTTCGTGCCGAAACATCGTCCAGCGCTCGTTTCCTTCTATCAGCCGGGCTATCCTTTCATTGCtggtcctcatcatcatcatcatcctcatcatcagcagcaacatcatgcGTATTCCGTCAATCCCTTGCATACGACCATCCTTCAACCGGCCGCTGGTCCAATCCCATTCggtcatcagcaccagcaagcgcCACAGATTGCGCATGCAGCCGCCCCTGGACCACTGGGTCCGGTAGCAACGGCTCCGGCCTACAATACGATCGCTTACTCGGTTCCACTAGCCTTCACCAAGACGTCCGCTCAGTACAAGCGATCACCGGCGTTGTTCAGTGTGGCCGGTTTCCTGCCGAAGATACCAGCACTCGGTGGTGCCACTACCAAGCTGCAGCCATCGAAGCCCCTTCCCTGA